The proteins below are encoded in one region of Dasypus novemcinctus isolate mDasNov1 chromosome 13, mDasNov1.1.hap2, whole genome shotgun sequence:
- the LOC101424557 gene encoding apolipoprotein R-like produces MPLKLQSTFPALSLFGVLATLLSLPGLFGCRFPPKIDHGRYTKLFSIFSTEYKYECDSGYLLVGEEKISCSDSVWSPAAPQCKALCLTPEIANGKLSMDKIQYIEPETATVQCNTGYGVVGSERITCLENRTWYPEVPKCEWKTPAGCEQVLAGKHLMQCLPGSQDAKLALEVYKLSLETEILGLERNKEKAFQEP; encoded by the exons ATGCCCCTCAAGCTGCAGAGCACGTTCCCAGCACTGAGCCTCTTTGGGGTCCTGGCTACATTGCTGAGCCTGCCCGGCCTGTTTG GTTGCCGGTTTCCTCCTAAAATTGACCATGGACGTTACACAAAACTTTTTAGCATCTTCTCTACTGAGTACAAGTATGAATGTGATAGTGGATACCTTCTGGTTGGAGAGGAGAAAATCTCCTGCAGTGATTCAGTCTGGTCACCTGCAGCCCCTCAATGTAAAG CTCTGTGTCTGACACCAGAGATTGCCAATGGAAAGCTGTCTATGGATAAGATTCAGTATATTGAACCTGAAACTGCCACTGTCCAGTGCAATACTGGTTATGGTGTGGTTGGTTCCGAAAGAATCACTTGCTTAGAAAACAGAACTTGGTATCCAGAAGTGCCCAAGTGTGAGTGG AAAACCCCTGCAGGCTGTGAGCAGGTGCTGGCAGGAAAACACCTCATGCAGTGTCTCCCAGGCTCTCAGGATGCGAAGTTGGCCCTGGAGGTGTATAAGCTGTCTCTGGAGACTGAAATACTGGGACTAGAGAGAAACAAGGAAAAGGCATTCCAGGAGCCGTGA